A genomic segment from Vanacampus margaritifer isolate UIUO_Vmar chromosome 3, RoL_Vmar_1.0, whole genome shotgun sequence encodes:
- the bri3bp gene encoding BRI3-binding protein translates to MKATTGLLIFLVLSASVLSAAQAARSRTSSQNSFRRAANGVYQTLSNVFGEENIRGLYKFFSKATERFVNGVDSFLDTIWKIWADLLDVMGIDSVNLSHYFSTASVSSNPARALPLVAGVLAALWILSVFLGGVFYVLHIVFGRFFWLARVILLALACLYVLQKFEGDPERAVLPLCGIMALYFMTGPVGVYWRRGTGSLEEKIDHLDTQVRLLNIRLSRIIDGLEHVDE, encoded by the exons ATGAAGGCGACTACAGGTCTTTTGATTTTTCTGGTGCTCTCCGCGTCCGTGCTGTCGGCGGCCCAAGCGGCCAGGAGCCGCACCAGCAGCCAGAACAGCTTTCGACGGGCTGCCAACGGCGTCTACCAGACGTTGAGCAACGTGTTCGGGGAAGAGAACATCCGAGGCCTCTACAAG ttcttcTCCAAAGCAACTGAGCGATTCGTTAATGGCGTGGACTCCTTCCTTGACACCATCTGGAAAATCTGGGCTGATCTCCTTGATGTGATGGGCATTGACT CAGTCAACTTGAGCCACTACTTCAGCACGGCGTCTGTGAGCAGCAATCCAGCACGCGCCCTGCCCCTCGTGGCCGGCGTCCTGGCAGCCCTGTGGATCTTGTCAGTGTTCCTGGGCGGCGTGTTCTACGTGCTGCACATTGTGTTCGGCCGCTTCTTCTGGCTGGCGCGCGTGATTCTGCTGGCCCTGGCATGCCTGTACGTCCTGCAGAAGTTCGAGGGCGACCCCGAGCGTGCCGTTTTGCCACTGTGCGGCATAATGGCGCTGTACTTCATGACGGGCCCTGTGGGTGTGTACTGGCGACGTGGCACCGGCTCGTTGGAGGAGAAGATAGACCACCTGGACACTCAGGTCCGCCTTCTCAACATCCGGCTGAGTCGGATTATCGATGGTCTGGAGCATGTGGACGAgtaa
- the wdr31 gene encoding WD repeat-containing protein 31, which produces MGKLQSKFRKRSELYRASEGEKADVALDSQVVQYEQAHRGSVNTVTNLSADLCVSGGTDQAVVVYDWKQGRMCQSFQGHNREVTKVVCYPGSTWIFSASRDKTVLMWDLNQGDEPIQEFCGHQLVVNGLAVSPDGRKLCTGSRDNYMCLWDIESAKCEQRHNISRNLVTHVCWVPGSSSVVQTSEDKTIRVWDSRAWQVTNTFPAKQYIQTHCDVSDNGNYLVSSSNGFGGQGCEATLWDLRQPGCKVVEYRGHLQTTACCVFLPAPPGGSGAALVATSSHDSSVKVWDQNSAVCLATLSLDGAGPLVSLAPNDASNVLCASFNSGINHVQLLQTPGAACDTDVRVLARF; this is translated from the exons ATGGGCAAGCTACAAAGCAAGTTTCGCAAGAGGTCTGAGCTGTACAG GGCCTCAGAGGGTGAAAAGGCAGACGTTGCGTTAGACAGCCAGGTGGTTCAGTATGAACAGGCACATCGAGGGTCGGTCAACACCGTCACTAATCTCAGCGCAGATCTGTGCGTTTCTGGAGGGACTGACCAG GCGGTGGTCGTGTATGACTGGAAACAAGGACGCATGTGTCAATCCTTCCAGGGTCATAACAGAGAGGTGACCAAG GTGGTGTGTTATCCGGGCAGCACGTGGATCTTCAGCGCCTCACGGGACAAGACTGTCCTAATGTGGGACTTGAACCAGGGGGACGAGCCCATTCAGGAATTTTGTGGGCACCAGTTAGTGGTCAACGGGCTTGCAGTTAGCCCTG ACGGCAGGAAACTGTGCACTGGCTCCCGCGACAACTACATGTGCCTGTGGGACATTGAATCTGCAAAATGTGAGCAGAGGCACAACATTTCCAGAAACCTG GTGACTCACGTGTGCTGGGTGCCAGGCAGCTCCTCGGTCGTCCAGACGTCGGAGGACAAAACCATACG AGTGTGGGACAGCCGTGCATGGCAGGTGACCAACACGTTTCCGGCCAAGCAGTACATCCAGACCCACTGTGATGTTTCTGACAATGGAAATTACCTGGTGTCCAGCAGCAACGGTTTCGGAGGCCAAGGCTGCGAGGCCACG tTGTGGGATCTGCGTCAGCCGGGCTGCAAGGTGGTGGAGTACCGGGGCCACTTGCAGACCACGGCATGCTGCGTCTTCCTGCCTGCACCACCGGGGGGCAGCGGCGCTGCTCTGGTGGCCACGTCCTCGCATGACAGCTCCGTCAAAGTGTGGGACCAGAACTCAGCAG TGTGTTTAGCCACGTTGTCACTGGATGGCGCCGGTCCTCTGGTATCTTTGGCGCCCAACGACGCCTCCAATGTGCTCTGTGCCAGCTTCAACAGTGGAATTAATCACGTCCAGCTCCTCCAAACGCCAGGAGCAGCCTGTGACACAGACGTTAGAGTGCTGGCCCGATTCTAA